Within Actinosynnema pretiosum, the genomic segment CACCCGGCCCTCGGCGGTGAACCGGCCGCCCTCGGCGTCGCAGAACAGGCTGCCCGCGACGCGGACGCCGCTGGCCTCCAGCGCGTTGTGGCCGGGGTTGATCAGCCGGGCGCCGCCGAGGTGGACGCTGCCCCCGAAGTCGGCGCCGCGCAGCCTCACCTCGCCCCTGGCGCGCAGCGCGACCGCCATCAGCGAGCCGGAGACCCGGATCCTGGCGGCGAGCAGGGCGTGCGCGCCGCCGCGCAGGACCGCGCCCGCCAGGCGGAACGTGCCGTCGACGGTGGCGTCGGTCAGGTCGACCACGCCGTCGCTGGTGAACCCGGCCTCCAGGACCAGGTCGCTGCGCACCCGGACGTTGCGGGCGCGCAGGCCGGGCACCTTGCAGCCGCGCATCCGCAGCCCGACCAGGCGGGCCATCCGCAGGTCCGGCGGCTGCTCGAAGGTGCAGTCGAGCAGGTCGACCACGTGCTCGATCCGGGCGCCCTCCAGGCCGAACAGGCCCACGACGTGCGCGTTGATCAGCCGCAGCGCGGGCGGCCCCGGCGGCGCGGTGCGGGCGGACGCGAACGTGGCCGGGATGAACCTGGCCGGGGTCGACCGGAGCCTCGGGCGCTCCTCGGGGGCGGTCTCGGCGACGGCCGCCCTGGTGGTGGCGGGCCGGGTGGTGGCGGTGCCGCCCAGCAGCGCGGCGAGGAACGCGCCGCGCACCGTCCGCTCGCGCTGCGGCGTCCTGGCGCCGAACCTGAGCCGCGTGCCGCCCGCGAAGGCGGCGGCCACCCGCTCCTCTGCTGCGCTGATCGCTTCCACCTCCCGATCCGATCATCCGGGTGGCGCGCTTGACCAGGTCCGGTGACGGGTACTGCTGAGCTGCGCGAAGTCGGGACCCCGGCGGGGGTGGGCGGGATACGGTGATCGGCGTGGGCACACCGGATTGGGAGAGCAGCAAGGTTCCCCCGCTGCTGCGGGTGAGCGCGGCGCTGAGCTGGCGGTTCGTCGCCGTCGTCGGCGCGCTGTACATCGTGTCGCAGGCCGTGGGCTACATGGCGTCGGTGATGATCCCGGTGGGGGTCGCGCTGCTGCTGGCCGCGCTGCTGTCGCCCGCGGTGACCCAGCTGACCAGGGTGGGCGTGCCGCGCGGCCTGGCCACCGGGTTCGTGCTGGTCGGCGGGCTCGCGGTGGTCGGCGGGGTGCTCACGTTCGTGATCACCGAGTTCTCCAACGGCCTCCCCGAGCTGCAGAACCAGGTCACCGCGTCGCTGAGCACGATCCGGGACTGGCTCAAGGACGGGCCGCTGCACCTGAGCGAGCTCCAGCTCCAGCAGTACGTCGACCAGCTGCTGGAGACGGTCAAGGCCAACCAGGGCGAGATCACCTCGGGCGCGCTGACCACGGCGGCGACCGTGGGCGAGCTGCTGACCGGGCTCGTGCTGGCCCTGTTCACCCTCATCTTCTTCCTGCACGACGGCGACGGGATCTGGCGGTTCATCACCCGGATCGTGCCGCGCGACGTGCGCGCCAGGGCCGACCTCGCCGGGCGGCGCGGGTTCGCCTCGCTGGTCAGCTACGTGCGGGCCACCGCGGTGGTCGCGGTGGTGGACGCGGTCGGCGTCGGCATCGGGCTGTGGATCGTCGGGGTGCCGCTGGTGGTGCCGCTGGCGGCGCTGGTGTTCCTCGGCGCGTTCATCCCGATCGTCGGCGCGGTGATCACCGGCGTGGTGGCGGTGCTGATCGCGCTGGTCGCGAACGGCCCGGTGGCGGCGGCGGTGGTGCTGGCGATCCTGATCGGCGTGATGCAGCTGGAGAGCCACGTGCTGCAGCCGCTGCTGCTGGGGCGCGCGGTGAAGCTGCACCCGCTGGCGGTGGTGCTGGCGATCTCGGCGGGCCTGGTGGTGGCCGGGATCGCGGGCGCGCTGCTGTCCGTGCCGCTGCTGGCGGTGCTGAACTCGGGGATCAGGTCGCTGCTCTCGGACGCGGACAAGCACGTGGACCCGAGGCGGGTGGACGTGGACGAGCCGCAGGAGGGCGCGCCGAAGGACCTGGGGGACGAGCACCGGGTGGACGAGCTCGGCTCGGACGACGACAAGAAGAAGGACAAGGGGCGCGAGCGCCGCTGACCCCCGGCCTGCTGCTCCCGGCCGGTTGCTCCCGGTCGGGGCTCAGGCCATCTCGACCAGGTTCCGCCCGCAGCTCTTGGCGGCCAGCAGCGCCGAGTCGGCGGCGACCATCAGGTCGGGCAGCTCGTAGCCGAAGCGCTGGGTGGTCGACACCCCGATGCTCACCGTCAGCCCGGTGAGCAGGTGGGCGTGGCCGTCGGTGCGCACGGTCGGCACCTGGAGGTCGGCGATGGCGTGCCTGACCCGCTGGGCGACCGACCTGGCCACGGCCGGTTCGGCGTCCGGCAGCAGCACCACGAACTCCTCGCCGCCGAACCGCCCGACCAGGTCGCCGCGCCGGGTGCTGGTGTTGAGCAGGCCTGCCACGGCGCTGAGCGCGGCGTCGCCCGCCAGGTGCCCGACCAGGTCGTTGACCTTCTTGAAGTGGTCGAGGTCGAGCAGCAGCACCGCCATCGGGCGCTCGGTGGCGCGGGCCTTGGCCAGCTCGTAGCGGGCGCGGCCGTCCCAGTGCGCGGCGTTGGCCAGCCCGGTCTTCGCGTCCCGCTGCGCCGACCGCCGCCAGTGCGGCAGCTGGGCGGCCCGCTCCAGCAGGGCCAGCGGCGGTCCGGCGACCACGGCGTGCACGGCCGTCGCGAGCGCGGCGAACCCCATCAGGCCGCCGATGCTGACCGCGACGACGCCGAGCACCACGTCGATCGGCTCGCCCACGACCTCCTCGCTCGGGGCGCGCGGGCTGCGCAGCTTCAGGCCGAGCGAGATCAGCGCGGCGCGGACCGTCAGCAGCATGGTGGCGCCCAGGACCAGCACGTCCAGCCTGCCCGTCGTCGGGTGCTCCCAGCCGATGGCCAGCCGGGTGCCGAACACCGCCAGCGCCGTCGAGGACAGGGTGAACAGCCAGCGGTGCACCTCGGGGCGCTGGTCGAGCAGGCCGTGCAGGGCGGGGCCGAACAGGAGCAGGACCAGCAGGTTCCCCGGCAGCGCGACCAGGCCCGCGGTGAGGTAGGACAGGTGGGCGGCCCACGGGTTGCGGGCGATCTCGCCCACGCGGTCGCTGTACACCGAGCTGACGATGATGACGGCGCCCGCGGTGCCCGCGATGGCGGAGAAGCGGGCGATCTCGTCGGGGGTGGGGCGCTCGGTGGCGACGATCGCGAGGACCGAGGCGGCGAGCGCGGCGGCGTCCACCAGGATCCAGTAGGCCAGCGCGGGTCGCCGCAGCGTCCACAGCGGCCACTCGCGCACGCGGAAAACCTCCCCTGCCGGAGGACGCCCGGCGCGGTCACCCCCTGCGACGGGCACCGGACCCGGTCAGCCTTCCACAAGCGGGTGCGGGGGAACAGACGGCCACCTGGGGGTTAGCCGCAGGGCGCGGACACGGCAGGATGGGGGTGGGGAGGGCTCCGGATGGCACAGGCACAGCAGACCGGTTCGGGCGTGACCGGGTTGGACGATCCCGTGGCGCACCTGTGGCGGGCCACGGTGGTGCTCCGCGTGGTGACGTTCTTCTTCGCGCTGGGCACGGTCCTGGTGCAGCAGAGCGGGTACCAGCGGCCGTGGTTGGCGTGGGTGGCGCTGGGCCTGATGGCGGTCTGGACGGTGGTCACCTCGGTGGCCTACCGGGGGCCGTCGGGGCAGCGGACCTGGGTGGTCGTGACCGACGTGCTCGTCGTGTGCGGGCTCATGTCGCTGTCGCTGCTGATCCTGACGCCCGCGCAGTTCCTGTACGGCGTCCCGCTGATCACCACGATCTGGGCGTCGGCGCCCCCGGTGGTGTGCGGCGCGCACGGCGGGCAGTACGCGGGCGCGGTCGGCGGCGCGGTGGTCGGGTTGAGCACGTACCTGAACCGGGGCGACCTGAACACGGACCTGGTGCGGGACGTGGTGCTGCTGGTCGGGTCGGGGTTCGTCGTCGGCATGGCGGCGAGCGTGGGGCGCAAGTCGTCGGCGCAGCTGGCGCAGGCGCTGCGGGCGGAGGCGGCGACGGCGGAGCGCGAGCGGTTGGCGCGGTCGATCCACGACGGGGTGCTCCAGGTGCTGGCGCGGGTGCGCAAGCGGGGCAACGAGCTGGGCGGGGAGGCCGCGGAGCTGGCCGAGCTGGCCGGTGAGCAGGAGGTGGCGCTGCGCACGCTCGTGGCGGCGTCGCCGGAGGAGACGACGGAGAGCGGCGAGGCCGACCTGCGGCCCGCGCTGCAGCTGCTGATCACCCCGAAGGTGCACGTGGCGACGCCCGCGACGCACGTCATGCTGCCCGCCAGGACGGTGATCGAGCTGGTGTCGGTGGTGCGCGAGGCGCTGTCGAACGTGGAGAAGCACGCGGGCCCGGACGCGCGGGCGTGGGTGCTGCTGGAGGACCTCGGGGAGGAGGTCGTGCTCAGCGTCCGCGACGACGGGCCCGGCATCCCGGAGGGCAGGCTGGCCAGCGCGGAGGCCGAGGGTCGGATGGGGATCGCCAAGTCGATCCGGGGCAGGGTCGAGGCCCTGCGTGGGACCCTGGAGCTTCAGACCGGGCCGGGGGAGGGCGCGGAGTGGGAGGTGCGGGTCTACCGATGAGCAGCGTGACCGTGATGGTGGTGGACGACCACCCCCTGTGGCGCGACGGTGTGGCGAGGGACCTCGCCGAGCGCGGTTTCCAGGTGGTCGCCACCGCCGCGGACGCGGGCTCGGCGGTGCGGATCGCGCGCGCCGTGCGCCCCGCCGTGGTGCTGATGGACCTGAACCTGGGCGAGGCGGCGTCGGGGGTCGACGCGACGCGGATGATCGCCGGTGAGCTGGAGGGCACCAAGGTGCTGGTCCTGTCGGCGAGCGGCGAGCACGACGACGTGCTGGAGGCGGTGAAGGCGGGCGCGTCGGGCTACCTGGTGAAGTCGGCGTCCGCGGAGGAGCTGGTGGAGGCGGTGAACCGGACGGCCGCGGGCGACGCGGTGTTCACGTCCGGCCTGGCTGGCTTGGTGCTGGGCGAGTACCGCAGGATGGCGGCGGCCCCGGACGAGGTGGACCGGCCGCAGCTGACCGACCGGGAGACCGAGGTGCTGCGGCTGGTGGCGAAGGGCCTGACGGCGAGGCAGATCGCGACCCGGCTGGTGATCTCGCACCGGACGGTGGAGAACCACGTGCAGTCGACGTTGCGGAAGTTGCAGTTGCACAACCGGGTGGAGCTGGCGCGGTACGCGATCGAGCACGGGCTGGACGGGGACCCGGAGGGCTGAGCTTCCGCCGGTCAGGGCCCCGGCCGGTTCTCCGGGGCAGGCCCAGACCAGCCGCGCGGTGAGTCGAGGGGGACGCGCGCGCCGACCTGAAGTGCTTGGGTGAGGAGTCCCGGCGCAGGCGGCCGAAGACGCCGTGGGGCACGGCGGTCCCGGACCGGTTGCGGAAGTTCCTCAGCACCGAGGAGACCGCGCGGCGCATCGAGTCCTACCGACCCGACCTGCTGGACGGCCTGGTCCAGACCGAGGACCACGCCCGCGCGGTGATCTCGACCAACCGGTCTGACCGTGGTTCCTGAGCGGGCAGTGCGTCGAGGTCGGGCGCGCGGCCGGGTGGTGCGGGGTGCGGGACTCGAAGAACCCCTCCGGGCCGGTGCCGGTCTTCGTGGCGGCGGTCAAGCTCGGCGGATTCGCGGGGTAGCGCCGGCGTCGGGAGGCCGCAGGTGACGGAGTCGCTGCTCTCCCGGGTGTGGGCACAGGTCGCCATTGCGCTGGACCGCGCCGCTTCCGGAGCCGCGGGGTCGCTGTGGCGGATGCAGTGGAAATACCTCCAGGCCGAACGATCGCTGCTCGCTTATGTCGCTCGACTGGGTGGAGTTCTGCCCACACGATCCGTCGCGTTCCCCGGCCACGTCGAACCGGACGCGCACTTCGGCCCCAGCCCGGAACGGCACCAGCCCGGAACGGCACCACCCGGCACTGGTCGAGGTGCCGATCGTGTGGGCCGGGCGGCAGGAGGACCGCACGAGCACATCTCGCGAATGCTCTCCAGCGGCTTCTTCGACGGAAAACCTCTGGACACCAAGAGCGACCACCACTTGAGGATGCTCAACTACGCCAGCACGCACGTGGAGCCCAAAGCCGCGATCTGGGCGCGGGACTCCGGGGTGCTGCCAGGCGGTCGAGAGCGTTCTCCGCGAAGGGCAGACCATGCGCGTGTGGCCGCCCGCCCCGGATAGCCTTGACCGGAGACGAGCCGCTCTTCCGGGACGAGCCGCCGTTCTTCTTGAGGGGGACCGAGTGACGATGACCGATCCCAAGCAACTCCGGGTGTCCGACGCCGAGCGCGAGCACGTCGTCGGCCTGCTGCAGAAGGCCATCGGGCGGGGGCTCATCACGCTCGACGAGTTCTCCGAGCGCACCGACCAGGCGCTCGCCTCGCGCACCAGGGGCGAGCTGAACGCCGTCCTCGTCGACCTGCCCGGCATGCTCAACTCCGAGCAGCCGGTCGAGGACGTGATCCCCGCGCAGTTCGGGGGCGCCCCCCGCGAGCGCGTGGAGCTGAAGACCACGCTGTCCCACGTCCGGCGCAAGGGGCAGTGGTCCGTCCCGCGCACGATCGTGGTGCAGAACCGGATGGGCAACACCGACCTCGACTTCCGGGAGGCGCACCTGCCTCACCCGGTCGTGACGATCGACCTGGACGTGTTCGCCGGGTCCGTGCGCATCCTGCTGCCCGAGGGCAGCTCGGTGAACACCGACGACCTGCGGCTGAGCGCCAGCGCGCTGCAGGACAGGGTCCGGTTCGAGTCCGGCGGGCGACCGCACTTCGTCGTCACGGGGAACGTGAAGGCCGGTTCGGTCGAGATCAAGGCGAAGCGGAAGTTCAGCTTCAGGAACGCCTGAGCTGCGGGATGACGCCGGTGCGCCGATGATCGGGTGGTGCGATGCCTAGTCACCGGCGCGACCGGTTACCTCGGCGGACGGCTCGTGCCCCGGCTGCTGGCCGAGGGGCACCAGGTCCGCTGCCTAGTCCGCGATCCAGGCAAGCTCCGCGACGTCCCCTGGGCGAAGCAGGTCGAGGTGGTGCGCGGCGACGTGCTCGACCCCGGCTCGCTCACCGGGGCGATGCGGGACGTGGACGTCGTGCACTACCTGGTGCACTCCCTGAACAGCCCGGACTTCGTCGACGCCGACCGGCGCGCCGCGGAGAACACGGCGCGCGCCGCCGAGGACGCGGGTGTGGGGCGGATCGTCTACCTCGGCGGGCTGCACCCGTCGCGCGGCAGGCTGTCCCCGCACCTCGCCTCGCGCAAGCAGGTCGGCGACGTCTTCCTCGCCTCGCGCGTCCCCACCGTCGTGCTCAAGGCGGCGGTGATCATCGGGTCGGGGTCGGCGAGCTTCGAGATGCTGCGCTACCTCACCGAACGCCTCCCGGTGATGGTCACCCCCCGGTGGGTGCACAGCCGGGTCCAGCCGATCGCGGTCCGCGACGTGCTGCGCTACCTCGTGCAGGCCGTCACACTGCCGAAGGACACCAACCGGTCGTTCGACATCGGCGGCCCCGAGGTGCTCACCTACCTGGAGATGATGCACCGGTACGCGCGCGCCGCCGGTCTCCCGAAGCGCCGCGTGCTGCCGGTCCCGCTGCTCACCCCCCGGCTGTCCTCGCACTGGGTCAACGTCATCACCCCCGTCCCCCGCTCGATCGCCAAGCCGCTGGTCGAGTCGCTGGTCCACGACGTGGTGTGCCACGAGAACGACCTGCTCGCGCTGCTGCCGGGTCCCCAGATCGGGTACGACCGGGCGGTGGAGCTGGCGCTCAACCGGGTCCGCGACGCCGACGTGGAGACCCGCTGGTCGAACGCCTCGCTGCCGGGCGCGCCGTCCGACCCGCTGCCGAGCGACCCCGAGTGGTCCGGCGGCTCCTCGTACACCGACATCCGCACCCACCTCACCTGCGCGACCCCCGAGCAGCTGTGGCGGGTCGTGGAGGGCATCGGCGGCGAGAACGGCTGGTACTCGTTCCCGCTGGCCTGGGCCGTGCGCGGCTGGGCGGACCGGCTGGTGGGCGGGGTGGGGCTGCGGCGCGGGCGGCGCGACCCCGGCAGGCTCCAGGTCGGCGAGGCGCTGGACTGGTGGCGGGTCGAGGAGATCGAGCGGGGCGTGCTGCTGCGGCTGCGGGCGGAGATGCGCGTCCCCGGCAAGGCCTGGCTGGAGCTGCGGGTGCAGCCGCTGGTGGACGGGAGCGCGCGCTACCTGCAGCGGGCCGTGTTCGTGCCGCGCGGGCTGGTCGGGCACCTGTACTGGTTCGCGGTGTGGCC encodes:
- a CDS encoding AI-2E family transporter — translated: MIGVGTPDWESSKVPPLLRVSAALSWRFVAVVGALYIVSQAVGYMASVMIPVGVALLLAALLSPAVTQLTRVGVPRGLATGFVLVGGLAVVGGVLTFVITEFSNGLPELQNQVTASLSTIRDWLKDGPLHLSELQLQQYVDQLLETVKANQGEITSGALTTAATVGELLTGLVLALFTLIFFLHDGDGIWRFITRIVPRDVRARADLAGRRGFASLVSYVRATAVVAVVDAVGVGIGLWIVGVPLVVPLAALVFLGAFIPIVGAVITGVVAVLIALVANGPVAAAVVLAILIGVMQLESHVLQPLLLGRAVKLHPLAVVLAISAGLVVAGIAGALLSVPLLAVLNSGIRSLLSDADKHVDPRRVDVDEPQEGAPKDLGDEHRVDELGSDDDKKKDKGRERR
- a CDS encoding GGDEF domain-containing protein; its protein translation is MREWPLWTLRRPALAYWILVDAAALAASVLAIVATERPTPDEIARFSAIAGTAGAVIIVSSVYSDRVGEIARNPWAAHLSYLTAGLVALPGNLLVLLLFGPALHGLLDQRPEVHRWLFTLSSTALAVFGTRLAIGWEHPTTGRLDVLVLGATMLLTVRAALISLGLKLRSPRAPSEEVVGEPIDVVLGVVAVSIGGLMGFAALATAVHAVVAGPPLALLERAAQLPHWRRSAQRDAKTGLANAAHWDGRARYELAKARATERPMAVLLLDLDHFKKVNDLVGHLAGDAALSAVAGLLNTSTRRGDLVGRFGGEEFVVLLPDAEPAVARSVAQRVRHAIADLQVPTVRTDGHAHLLTGLTVSIGVSTTQRFGYELPDLMVAADSALLAAKSCGRNLVEMA
- the macS gene encoding MacS family sensor histidine kinase, producing the protein MAQAQQTGSGVTGLDDPVAHLWRATVVLRVVTFFFALGTVLVQQSGYQRPWLAWVALGLMAVWTVVTSVAYRGPSGQRTWVVVTDVLVVCGLMSLSLLILTPAQFLYGVPLITTIWASAPPVVCGAHGGQYAGAVGGAVVGLSTYLNRGDLNTDLVRDVVLLVGSGFVVGMAASVGRKSSAQLAQALRAEAATAERERLARSIHDGVLQVLARVRKRGNELGGEAAELAELAGEQEVALRTLVAASPEETTESGEADLRPALQLLITPKVHVATPATHVMLPARTVIELVSVVREALSNVEKHAGPDARAWVLLEDLGEEVVLSVRDDGPGIPEGRLASAEAEGRMGIAKSIRGRVEALRGTLELQTGPGEGAEWEVRVYR
- a CDS encoding response regulator; translation: MSSVTVMVVDDHPLWRDGVARDLAERGFQVVATAADAGSAVRIARAVRPAVVLMDLNLGEAASGVDATRMIAGELEGTKVLVLSASGEHDDVLEAVKAGASGYLVKSASAEELVEAVNRTAAGDAVFTSGLAGLVLGEYRRMAAAPDEVDRPQLTDRETEVLRLVAKGLTARQIATRLVISHRTVENHVQSTLRKLQLHNRVELARYAIEHGLDGDPEG
- a CDS encoding Scr1 family TA system antitoxin-like transcriptional regulator, coding for MGEESRRRRPKTPWGTAVPDRLRKFLSTEETARRIESYRPDLLDGLVQTEDHARAVISTNRSDRGS
- a CDS encoding DUF397 domain-containing protein, with protein sequence MSGQCVEVGRAAGWCGVRDSKNPSGPVPVFVAAVKLGGFAG
- a CDS encoding DddA-like double-stranded DNA deaminase toxin gives rise to the protein MQWKYLQAERSLLAYVARLGGVLPTRSVAFPGHVEPDAHFGPSPERHQPGTAPPGTGRGADRVGRAAGGPHEHISRMLSSGFFDGKPLDTKSDHHLRMLNYASTHVEPKAAIWARDSGVLPGGRERSPRRADHARVAARPG
- a CDS encoding DUF1707 SHOCT-like domain-containing protein is translated as MTDPKQLRVSDAEREHVVGLLQKAIGRGLITLDEFSERTDQALASRTRGELNAVLVDLPGMLNSEQPVEDVIPAQFGGAPRERVELKTTLSHVRRKGQWSVPRTIVVQNRMGNTDLDFREAHLPHPVVTIDLDVFAGSVRILLPEGSSVNTDDLRLSASALQDRVRFESGGRPHFVVTGNVKAGSVEIKAKRKFSFRNA
- a CDS encoding SDR family oxidoreductase, translated to MRCLVTGATGYLGGRLVPRLLAEGHQVRCLVRDPGKLRDVPWAKQVEVVRGDVLDPGSLTGAMRDVDVVHYLVHSLNSPDFVDADRRAAENTARAAEDAGVGRIVYLGGLHPSRGRLSPHLASRKQVGDVFLASRVPTVVLKAAVIIGSGSASFEMLRYLTERLPVMVTPRWVHSRVQPIAVRDVLRYLVQAVTLPKDTNRSFDIGGPEVLTYLEMMHRYARAAGLPKRRVLPVPLLTPRLSSHWVNVITPVPRSIAKPLVESLVHDVVCHENDLLALLPGPQIGYDRAVELALNRVRDADVETRWSNASLPGAPSDPLPSDPEWSGGSSYTDIRTHLTCATPEQLWRVVEGIGGENGWYSFPLAWAVRGWADRLVGGVGLRRGRRDPGRLQVGEALDWWRVEEIERGVLLRLRAEMRVPGKAWLELRVQPLVDGSARYLQRAVFVPRGLVGHLYWFAVWPFHGIVFGGMVSNIATAAGAANAEDRRASAWTPPPPRSAEQAPGRSPVKPS